A stretch of Arctopsyche grandis isolate Sample6627 chromosome 9, ASM5162203v2, whole genome shotgun sequence DNA encodes these proteins:
- the LOC143916310 gene encoding zinc finger MYM-type protein 1-like, with protein MDIENNNESGLVVEINNNCNCLIENVLKRRFASLPFNEKEIIVKSPKPTPILNIQSKTKTFKRYFNTETYEKISWICGCAHLTKLFCWPCILFSQEVNVWSKFGFSDLNNLSKSRKRHECSQAHICSAAQFKKFGKGPRIENFLSAQFKANIEMHNKEVTANRYILSKLISAICFLAKQEQPLRGHFEHQESENRGNYIELLYLLSESDIKLKTHLDNSTVFTGLSNHIQNDLVSAISKVLLDEIKTEIRASKFVSIIVDESTDISRKAQLSTIFRYVDENNEIQERFVGFVDVSPNRTANALFQHIRETLEEFGCLDKLIAQTYDGAAVMSGEHNGVQRKIRDICPNSLFVHCYAHRLNLVLSQSVKHISGCKRFFSRMLSFSTFFCKSSRRISLLDCQIKKRFPTAAPTRWNYNSKILNMILEYQTELMEIFNQIINDEDEWDTDAVINAEVLHRYLKEFEFNFNLHLFSAIFNSADFLFEILQKKPLTYRIA; from the coding sequence atggatatcgaaaataacaatgagagtggacttgtcgtcgagatcaataataattgcaattgtttaattgaaaatgtgctgaaaagaagatttgcttctctcccatttaatgaaaaggagattattgttaagagccccaaacccacaccaatattaaatattcagtctaaaacaaaaacatttaaaaggtattttaacacagaaacatacgaaaaaatttcatggatttgtggatgtgctcacttaacgaaattattctgttggccatgtattttattttctcaagaagtgaatgtctggagtaaatttggattttctgacctaaacaatttaagtaaatcgcgcaagagacatgaatgttctcaagctcacatatgttctgctgctcaatttaaaaaatttggaaagggacctcgtatagaaaattttttaagtgctcaatttaaagcaaatattgaaatgcacaacaaagaagttactgcaaatagatacattttgtcgaaattaataagcgcgatctgttttttagcaaaacaagaacaacctttacgaggacattttgaacaccaggaatcggaaaatagagggaattatattgagttgctgtatctgttgagtgaatcagacataaaattgaaaactcatttagataactctacggtgtttactggactatcgaaccatatacaaaatgacttggtatccgcaatatcaaaagtcttgctagatgagattaaaactgaaatacgtgcatcaaaatttgtttccataattgtggacgaatctacagatatcagtcgcaaagctcagctatctactatttttagatatgtagatgaaaacaatgaaattcaggagagatttgttggatttgtcgatgttagtcccaatagaacagctaatgctctttttcagcacatacgtgagaccttggaagaatttggttgtttggacaaattaattgcacaaacgtacgatggagcggctgtaatgtccggggagcataatggagtgcaacgaaaaattcgagatatttgtcctaattctttatttgtccattgttacgctcacagattgaatttagttttgtcgcaatctgttaaacatatatccggatgcaaacgttttttcagccgtatgttgtcattttcaacttttttttgtaagtcttcaagaagaatttcccttctcgattgtcaaataaaaaaacgatttcccactgctgcccctacacgatggaactacaatagcaaaattttaaatatgatattagaatatcaaacagaattaatggaaatatttaatcaaataattaatgatgaagacgaatgggatactgatgctgtcataaatgctgaagtccttcatcgttatttaaaagagtttgaattcaatttcaatttgcatttattttctgcaatatttaattcggcagattttttatttgaaattttacaaaaaaaacctttgacatatcgtattgcgtaa